One Brassica oleracea var. oleracea cultivar TO1000 chromosome C7, BOL, whole genome shotgun sequence genomic window carries:
- the LOC106304423 gene encoding uncharacterized protein LOC106304423 isoform X2 has product MHVEEAKEMAVEEAKGLNQMCTQLKPKHLYFSVDVIKEDTERLRCALPKCEVLEFVNNGQFLFLEDGVDLATILKIAYYYRRGKKLDYIYDYTLPTPFELKEFEQSQSQRYNRKNTWRNTFNGTGSVCWQSHIP; this is encoded by the exons ATGCATGTAGAAGAAGCTAAAGAGATGGCTGTTGAAGAAGCTAAGGGGTTGAATCAG ATGTGTACACAGTTAAAACCCAAACACTTATACTTCTCAG TGGACGTGATCAAAGAAGACACTGAAAGACTCCGTTGTGCATTGCCAAAATGTGAAGTCCTTGAGTTTGTGAATAATGGACAGTTCCTCTTCTTG GAGGATGGGGTAGATCTGGCGACTATTCTTAAGATTGCATATTATTATCGACGTGGGAAGAAACTTGATTACATTTATGATTACACTCTGCCTACTCCTTTTGAGCTCAAAGAGTTTGAACAATCACAAAG TCAACGGTACAATAGAAAGAACACTTGGAGGAATACCTTTAACGGGACCGGTTCTGTCTGTTGGCAATCACATATTCCTTGA
- the LOC106302609 gene encoding uncharacterized protein LOC106302609: protein MGFRDIEKFNQALLAKQGWRLMMDPDSLCARFLRSRYYPNGSFLEASLGARPSYAWRSIIFGRQLLEKGLRRTIGSGDETSVWMDKWLFGEVPMAPLPSRLDDSDVRKGSSAQPSINGLIQRVWKVETVPKIKIFMWKSLSNALSVNDGLLARGLKIDPRCQRCGMDGESINHVLFTCHAARRVWAESNFPFPRRIFENRTLFENFYYLLFPTNGSRVPDEVAQFSAQDTVAKAKEDSSHWFEVQKCVREDMAKDAQEERAQSKWQAPTDGSFVEAKFYVWLWEIESMHSHHIGSVLFEMEVVNSKVNRCAHAIARSVTREKKYQSYVAQGSPRWLKEMFEEDQQGV from the exons ATGGGGTTTAGAGACATTGAAAAGTTCAACCAAGCTTTGCTTGCGAAGCAAGGTTGGCGGCTTATGATGGATCCTGACTCTTTGTGCGCTAGGTTTTTGCGGAGTCGATACTATCCCAATGGGAGTTTCTTGGAGGCGTCTCTGGGGGCTCGGCCTTCGTATGCATGGAGGAGTATAATCTTTGGAAGGCAGCTGCTGGAGAAGGGTCTTAGAAGAACCATTGGCTCTGGAGATGAGACCTCGGTGTGGATGGACAAATGGCTTTTTGGTGAGGTTCCAATGGCTCCTCTAC CCTCTCGCTTAGATGACTCAGATGTGAGGAAGGGAAGCAGTGCTCAACCATCAATTAACGGTTTAATCCAAAGAGTATGGAAGGTGGAAACAGTACCGAAGATTAAGATCTTCATGTGGAAATCCTTATCAAATGCGTTATCAGTAAATGACGGTCTGTTAGCAAGGGGCCTGAAGATCGACCCTAGATGTCAACGGTGTGGTATGGACGGTGAGTCTATCAACCATGTACTCTTTACTTGCCATGCGGCTAGAAGGGTGTGGGCTGAATCCAACTTCCCTTTCCCTCGCCGGATTTTTGAAAACAGAACTTTGTTCGAAAATTTCTACTATCTACTTTTCCCGACGAATGGTTCAAGAGTCCCTGATGAAGTAGCTC AATTCTCCGCTCAGGATACGGTAGCAAAAGCAAAGGAGGATTCTAGTCATTGGTTTGAAGTTCAGAAATGTGTGAGGGAGGATATGGCGAAAGATGCACAAGAAGAACGAGCTCAGAGCAAGTGGCAGGCGCCAACAGATG GATCCTTTGTGGAGGCTAAGTTCTATGTCTGGTTATGGGAGATTGAATCAATGCATAGCCATCATATTGGAAGTGTGCTCTTTGAAATGGAG GTCGTTAATTCTAAAGTAAACAGATGTGCTCATGCTATTGCAAGAAGTGTAACGAGAGAGAAGAAATACCAATCCTACGTAGCACAGGGTAGTCCCCGATGGCTGAAGGAAATGTTTGAGGAGGATCAACAAGGTGTTTGA
- the LOC106304423 gene encoding uncharacterized protein LOC106304423 isoform X1 — MHVEEAKEMAVEEAKGLNQVVEDAKMCTQLKPKHLYFSVDVIKEDTERLRCALPKCEVLEFVNNGQFLFLEDGVDLATILKIAYYYRRGKKLDYIYDYTLPTPFELKEFEQSQSQRYNRKNTWRNTFNGTGSVCWQSHIP; from the exons ATGCATGTAGAAGAAGCTAAAGAGATGGCTGTTGAAGAAGCTAAGGGGTTGAATCAGGTCGTTGAAGATGCTAAA ATGTGTACACAGTTAAAACCCAAACACTTATACTTCTCAG TGGACGTGATCAAAGAAGACACTGAAAGACTCCGTTGTGCATTGCCAAAATGTGAAGTCCTTGAGTTTGTGAATAATGGACAGTTCCTCTTCTTG GAGGATGGGGTAGATCTGGCGACTATTCTTAAGATTGCATATTATTATCGACGTGGGAAGAAACTTGATTACATTTATGATTACACTCTGCCTACTCCTTTTGAGCTCAAAGAGTTTGAACAATCACAAAG TCAACGGTACAATAGAAAGAACACTTGGAGGAATACCTTTAACGGGACCGGTTCTGTCTGTTGGCAATCACATATTCCTTGA
- the LOC106302608 gene encoding uncharacterized protein LOC106302608, with protein MGNIDRAFESMSLEEEEVAFNLPGLPQFSAKEMNKLSIMGRTLYPEKQNIADPIRDMPRKWQVAGRVQGVAPSKTTFQFIFKYEHDMEEVLRKSVWTFNDWSIVIDRWKEKPDEDYLKYLLVWVRIRNIPVNHYTVEAIAALGDLIGRVDVVACDPDMPQTNDYVRVRVLFDVSRPVRRSKVVNLPKGGGSATIWYNFERIQKRCHHCQRLTHEKDKCPILIKERRTEAHVRRDLIIQEKQKSEDVKQTYVVTIEKDDPLYGVLNEEQVGVDKATGRRIINAEVLQQMREYILATEGGEKLVRQERVRKSVTDLDNDPMAQKKFLRLEAPPIITNEVDKGKGLVYGYSKKTAPLQKEDEGIRGLSSSADIGSAASMRLPLGCEEERGSHQEGTGTNLFVDCSTGFSIGSSISRSSGTPKVKKAGRNRPPKRFRRQQLRLDLLQPGKGEDASQGESVVSKRKAREMAGNFSKIARRNNQEVVPNGGLPDQ; from the coding sequence ATGGGGAATATTGACCGTGCTTTTGAGTCCATGTCACTGGAAGAAGAAGAAGTGGCTTTTAACTTGCCTGGCCTACCTCAGTTCAGTGCAAAGGAAATGAACAAGTTGAGTATTATGGGACGTACGCTATACCCTGAGAAGCAAAATATTGCTGATCCCATTAGGGATATGCCAAGGAAGTGGCAAGTTGCTGGGAGGGTGCAAGGAGTTGCCCCATCTAAGACCACTTTTCAGTTCATCTTTAAGTATGAGCATGACATGGAAGAGGTGTTAAGGAAGAGTGTTTGGACGTTTAATGACTGGAGTATTGTCATTGATCGGTGGAAGGAGAAGCCAGATGAGGACTATCTAAAGTACTTACTGGTTTGGGTTAGGATTCGTAATATCCCTGTAAATCACTACACTGTCGAAGCTATCGCAGCGCTAGGGGATCTTATTGGTAGAGTCGACGTGGTGGCTTGTGATCCCGACATGCCGCAAACTAACGACTATGTTCGAGTTAGGGTTTTATTTGATGTATCAAGACCGGTGAGACGATCTAAAGTGGTAAACCTACCAAAAGGTGGTGGCTCAGCCACGATCTGGTACAACTTCGAGCGGATACAGAAACGATGCCATCATTGCCAGCGGTTAACTCATGAAAAGGATAAGTGCCCTATTCTCATTAAGGAGCGTAGAACGGAAGCGCATGTCCGAAGGGATCTAATCATACAGGAAAAACAGAAGTCGGAGGATGTAAAACAGACTTATGTTGTTACCATTGAGAAAGATGACCCGCTATATGGAGTTTTAAACGAGGAGCAAGTTGGTGTGGACAAAGCAACGGGGCGGAGAATAATTAATGCAGAGGTCCTCCAACAGATGCGAGAATATATTTTAGCGACTGAGGGAGGGGAAAAACTAGTCAGACAGGAACGGGTGAGGAAATCTGTTACAGATTTGGATAATGATCCTATGGCTCAAAAGAAGTTCTTGAGATTGGAAGCTCCCCCGATAATCACTAATGAGGTCGATAAAGGGAAAGGCCTTGTTTATGGCTATTCAAAAAAGACAGCTCCACTCCAGAAGGAGGATGAAGGAATACGGGGCTTGAGTTCGAGTGCGGACATTGGAAGCGCTGCTTCAATGAGGTTACCTCTGGGATGCGAGGAGGAGCGTGGATCACATCAAGAGGGGACCGGGACAAACCTTTTCGTTGATTGTTCTACGGGTTTTAGCATTGGTTCTTCCATTTCTAGATCTTCCGGGACACCAAAGGTTAAAAAGGCTGGTAGGAACAGACCACCGAAACGGTTTCGTAGACAACAACTGAGGTTAGACTTACTGCAGCCTGGAAAGGGGGAAGATGCCTCGCAGGGAGAAAGTGTAGTCTCGAAAAGAAAGGCAAGAGAGATGGCGGGGAATTTTTCAAAAATCGCAAGGCGTAACAATCAAGAGGTGGTCCCGAATGGGGGACTGCCAGATCAGTAA
- the LOC106304423 gene encoding acyltransferase-like protein At3g26840, chloroplastic isoform X3 encodes MHVEEAKEMAVEEAKGLNQVVEDAKMCTQLKPKHLYFSVDVIKEDTERLRCALPKCEVLEFVNNGQFLFLEDGVDLATILKIAYYYRRGKKLDYIYDYTLPTPFELKEFEQSQSDSDC; translated from the exons ATGCATGTAGAAGAAGCTAAAGAGATGGCTGTTGAAGAAGCTAAGGGGTTGAATCAGGTCGTTGAAGATGCTAAA ATGTGTACACAGTTAAAACCCAAACACTTATACTTCTCAG TGGACGTGATCAAAGAAGACACTGAAAGACTCCGTTGTGCATTGCCAAAATGTGAAGTCCTTGAGTTTGTGAATAATGGACAGTTCCTCTTCTTG GAGGATGGGGTAGATCTGGCGACTATTCTTAAGATTGCATATTATTATCGACGTGGGAAGAAACTTGATTACATTTATGATTACACTCTGCCTACTCCTTTTGAGCTCAAAGAGTTTGAACAATCACAAAG TGACTCAGATTGCTAA